A single region of the Pyxidicoccus trucidator genome encodes:
- a CDS encoding esterase/lipase family protein, which produces MRTGQKRVSGDGAEGRDHLVLVPGFGGFDALGSLRYYHGVTEVLRELEPGAELSVHYFPNLPTASVQTRAHQLQRWLAGLWDRLNVLPADRIHLIGHSTGGLDIRQLLTDYRVQYQQHARGQGGAWPPVLDRIASAQFLSTPHRGTALAFHLSRTRLRRTACRALLFGAFQSLRMSGELGSGLLGRFGKVLLPSAQAPDWVDALLDTLSGTYITRGSLERAIARSSYFELLRWLVDMGTDFNAITDLDPCKPPPGAPASPAHQDVEDYAADTRFLRERHIRVRSIVTVAGEPPPQGRLPTLYGMMYGLTALNPPERLQPRKVRTLMNPRSERTLRAPENDGLVNSVSQVWPDEAHSFLVEGDHADVIGHFRSTPGTSNGDVFAFRQYDLLGSNSGFDEEDFTALWREVGHFALRRAGVRQAQQEPRSAPSVTESTGYSRPSSKQPTLRPI; this is translated from the coding sequence ATGAGGACGGGACAGAAGCGTGTGTCGGGCGACGGGGCCGAGGGCCGCGACCACCTGGTGCTCGTGCCAGGCTTCGGCGGCTTCGATGCGCTGGGCTCGCTGCGCTACTACCACGGGGTGACCGAGGTGCTGCGCGAGCTGGAGCCCGGCGCGGAGCTGTCCGTGCACTACTTCCCCAACCTGCCCACGGCCAGCGTCCAGACGCGAGCCCACCAGCTCCAGCGCTGGCTCGCGGGGCTGTGGGACCGGCTGAACGTCCTTCCGGCGGACCGCATCCACCTCATCGGCCACTCCACCGGCGGGCTGGACATCCGCCAGCTGCTCACCGACTACCGCGTGCAGTACCAGCAGCACGCACGAGGCCAGGGCGGCGCCTGGCCACCAGTCCTGGACCGGATTGCCTCCGCGCAGTTCCTCTCCACGCCCCACCGAGGCACCGCCCTGGCATTTCACCTGAGCCGCACGCGGCTTCGCCGCACGGCGTGCCGGGCCCTCCTGTTCGGCGCCTTCCAGTCCCTGCGGATGTCCGGCGAGCTCGGCAGCGGCCTGCTGGGCCGGTTCGGCAAGGTGCTGCTGCCCTCCGCCCAGGCTCCAGACTGGGTGGACGCCCTGCTCGACACTTTGAGCGGTACGTACATCACCCGTGGCAGCCTCGAACGCGCCATCGCGCGCAGCTCCTACTTCGAGCTGCTGCGCTGGCTGGTGGACATGGGGACCGACTTCAACGCCATCACGGACCTGGACCCCTGCAAGCCTCCACCCGGTGCTCCCGCCAGCCCCGCGCACCAGGACGTGGAGGACTACGCGGCGGACACGCGCTTCCTGCGCGAGCGTCACATCCGCGTGCGCTCCATCGTCACCGTGGCGGGTGAGCCTCCGCCGCAGGGACGCCTGCCGACCCTCTACGGGATGATGTACGGGCTGACGGCCCTGAATCCTCCCGAGCGGCTCCAGCCCCGCAAGGTGCGCACGTTGATGAACCCACGGAGCGAGCGCACCCTGCGGGCTCCGGAGAATGACGGCCTGGTCAACTCCGTCTCGCAGGTGTGGCCGGACGAGGCGCACAGCTTCCTGGTCGAGGGCGACCACGCGGACGTCATCGGCCACTTCCGCTCGACGCCGGGCACGAGCAACGGGGACGTCTTCGCGTTCCGCCAGTACGACCTGCTGGGCTCGAACTCGGGCTTCGACGAGGAGGACTTCACGGCGCTCTGGCGGGAGGTGGGCCACTTCGCCCTGCGGCGGGCCGGGGTACGCCAGGCGCAACAGGAGCCACGGAGCGCTCCCTCCGTCACCGAGTCCACGGGGTACTCGAGGCCCTCTTCCAAGCAGCCCACCTTGCGGCCCATATGA
- a CDS encoding GAD-like domain-containing protein, which produces MTTLADSKDFSKAHKRQRTYKACTPELIAKYRGRLPDVLVNTWEVSGFQEFSDGFLWTVDPDELRDVAADFANNFQTELIDVIFRTAFGDLIVSHKGKLYHLSAVTMRGDSLPDRLESVLELHFGQKRFLDAIFFLNMFKKGLKRLGAPAADEVYALVPAPAMGGDITADNLEKAKLRVYLNFLAQTQSND; this is translated from the coding sequence ATGACGACACTTGCAGATTCCAAGGACTTCTCGAAAGCGCATAAACGGCAGCGGACTTACAAGGCATGTACTCCGGAGCTGATTGCGAAGTATCGGGGACGACTCCCTGACGTGCTGGTCAATACCTGGGAAGTGTCCGGGTTCCAGGAGTTTTCGGATGGATTTCTGTGGACGGTCGATCCGGACGAACTGCGCGATGTCGCCGCGGACTTCGCCAACAACTTCCAGACTGAACTCATCGATGTCATTTTCCGCACGGCTTTCGGCGATCTGATCGTCTCGCACAAAGGAAAGCTGTATCACCTGTCTGCTGTCACCATGCGTGGCGATTCCCTGCCCGACCGTCTCGAATCTGTCTTGGAACTGCATTTCGGCCAGAAGAGGTTTCTCGACGCTATATTTTTCTTGAACATGTTCAAGAAGGGGTTGAAGCGGCTTGGTGCGCCGGCGGCTGACGAGGTGTATGCGCTGGTGCCGGCCCCGGCAATGGGTGGCGACATTACGGCCGACAATCTGGAGAAGGCAAAGCTGCGCGTGTATCTGAATTTCCTTGCCCAAACTCAATCGAACGATTGA
- a CDS encoding NACHT domain-containing protein, whose amino-acid sequence MTIEGASAEEAKGDDIKGGEELIDVGLYFGAEERDRARLIQYIQLKHSTRRAHEPWTASGLKKTINGFAQRYAKLVGSLLDNDVAQRFRFEFTTNRPIDSNVKEALADLASGAVARHPDLQQSLIEFTGLAHDQARQFFGLFTATGGEKDLWAQRNLLTQDVSAYLPDADYDSPVQLKELVARKATTEFESDPSIRRHDVLRALKATEEQLKPAPCLIPDATHTLTLPREQEPAVLRALLTAKSPLVIHAEGGVGKSVLAARLASSMPPGSEAVLYDCFGDGLYRNALQFRHRHRDALVQIANELAARSLCHPLIPTTHADAKQYMRAFIGRLAQAVGLLRASTPDARLCLIIDAADNAEMAAEEQKEPTSFVRDLIWAPLPEGVSIAFTCRTHRRRRIGAPPEAQEIELRPFTQIESGQHLRSVYSAASDAEVSEFAFLSSFNPRVQALALSRGLSLQEMLKQLGPEPSNVERAIGELLDAAIARLRFQSGAIESSQIELICQGLSVLRPLVPINVLAQLSGTSESTVRSFALDLGRPLLLKGNSLHFFDEPGETWFRERFKPDAAALTAFLERMRPLTAQSSYAAAALPQLLLQAGKLDELVELALSGEGLPTENPLEKRDVELQRLIFALKACLQQRHYVAAAKLALKAGGECAGEQRQNQVIQENTDVAAVLMAPDRIEEIVSRRAFHSGWMGSHHAYDAGLLSGRDEFSAEASSRLRMAGDWLNAWARRSSEERQVEQVSDADTAELAMALLRLKGAKAAARFLREWTPRHHTLEAGRLVGRRLIDLGRHKQLDELAEAAGNDVWLLLGVTTEARAIGRSLPAPALARLLRLLADRRVKLTETQDWNKEWTVLDAVRSAVELGLRVLAPKPDKWAATLRRYLPSDPPSTLGIRSESYDRIPLLRAYALEAALRGQRLTLLDIAPPNIRKQLEASSQYGRSEETEVFLREAGALLPWLVLSAEIACGRPPSDIADAIQQAVKETSAAEDRSYRPLHSIRQTVALEWFRILRDAGADKSSQQEIFRSWLAQQRESLGPDRITSLCRYAARSEGFEALSMELAGEAYRALEYSREDAESRAASYVSLARAVLTVSPSEARAYFDRAVEIASRIGDENLDRWAALLHLARTAGEHEKPRARTAYNLSRVAELTYEYVARDKHFDWNGSVKALTDLCASSALAILSRWRDRRFGDPARLLPVVVYRLVEQGRLPVTTPIALGGLTAEWDRLADLQRAVAAEGDSARRSLVAQLAYRYIRVQPANHETWSKLRDLGNAYRIKFPDVNRLLAADLIRGPKEKNESAPEPSLAKRERRAPDWNAIFQGVDLLDASALRSAYAAVRTYDPPYEFRTFFQEAFARVKLGRQSEFVRAIATWPDFGLYDLRHMLDALPSPLLTQLSLRKAIRDAVLLACQREPRHVYRRGWRAHLPFEKFHEEGLVSDGDVAHATLNGFVEQMDSLGASELFQLIDSLATFLSPEEADEALNFGLDLLAGVLRPEDGDGPWRPELQPPQSHIGALAGYVWAGLGSPVAAERWQCAHVVRSVVELGWSELLDALINMAQSGAADPFVDKGLEFYIWHARQWLLIGFARGALENPGALRPAALLLLNWLHKDHVLLRELAAQTLRTLAAAGELNLDEASDLGSVNRPSRPVEVYSGWTAPVEDDALSADGTLDADEKYYFGIDIGPYWLRPLGNAFGLSQRAIERRAHYAIRDHLGWSGGRKRREDARHTRKIFDEGETSHSHGSLPKTDDLSAYRGYHAMMLVAAALLSERPVRRRAEDSLDDFREWLSHYLLARPDGRWLADRRDPRLVADPPAPTGYGDTQWPWSVTADYLDQKLVTDDDMTVLWGYWTGGERKHTETVFIRSALVSRAGVEALVAALQTAPELGRLALPYAGEEDGLESGPLKLKGWVSDKDALTRLDRGDPWATGLSYPGPAPSVDTIVKLDLLQLADGRTWTNNSDGLLRSESWTQLKGYGREVETDSGVRLSANREFLKHLLGGDSEDSLVLSVEIRREYPQQASTEDDDVETLPPLYIRYYMMGADGVAHALKSRP is encoded by the coding sequence GTGACGATTGAGGGGGCGTCGGCAGAAGAGGCCAAAGGCGACGACATCAAGGGCGGCGAGGAATTGATTGATGTTGGCCTATATTTTGGCGCAGAGGAACGCGACCGCGCTCGGCTCATCCAATATATCCAGCTCAAGCACTCGACGCGACGTGCTCACGAGCCTTGGACAGCGAGCGGCCTGAAGAAGACGATCAACGGGTTCGCGCAGCGCTACGCGAAGCTCGTCGGGTCCCTGCTCGATAATGATGTGGCGCAGCGGTTCCGCTTCGAGTTTACCACCAACCGGCCGATAGATTCGAACGTGAAGGAAGCCCTAGCGGACCTTGCGTCAGGGGCCGTGGCCCGACATCCGGATCTGCAACAAAGCCTCATCGAGTTCACGGGACTCGCACATGATCAGGCTCGACAATTCTTCGGCCTGTTCACTGCGACAGGCGGCGAGAAGGACCTCTGGGCGCAAAGAAACCTCCTGACGCAAGACGTTAGCGCCTACCTGCCAGACGCGGACTATGACAGTCCGGTCCAATTGAAGGAACTCGTCGCCCGCAAGGCAACGACGGAATTCGAATCCGATCCTTCGATTCGCCGGCACGATGTCCTGCGCGCACTTAAGGCCACCGAGGAGCAACTCAAACCGGCACCCTGCCTCATACCGGACGCCACGCACACTCTCACTCTGCCTCGGGAGCAAGAGCCGGCCGTTCTGCGCGCACTCCTCACGGCCAAGAGCCCGCTCGTTATCCATGCCGAAGGAGGCGTGGGAAAGTCAGTGCTTGCCGCCCGGCTGGCGTCGTCAATGCCGCCAGGCTCAGAGGCGGTCCTCTACGACTGCTTCGGCGACGGCCTCTATCGGAACGCGCTCCAATTCCGGCATCGCCACCGGGACGCGCTCGTGCAGATCGCCAACGAACTCGCCGCCCGCAGTCTGTGCCATCCCCTTATCCCAACGACACATGCGGACGCGAAGCAGTACATGCGCGCATTCATCGGTCGGCTCGCCCAAGCGGTAGGGTTGCTACGTGCGAGCACCCCTGATGCGCGCCTCTGCCTGATCATCGATGCCGCCGACAATGCGGAGATGGCGGCCGAGGAACAAAAAGAACCGACCAGCTTCGTCCGCGACTTGATTTGGGCACCGTTGCCTGAGGGCGTCTCCATAGCGTTCACTTGCCGAACGCACCGCCGCAGGCGAATAGGCGCTCCGCCCGAAGCCCAAGAAATTGAACTTCGTCCATTTACCCAGATCGAAAGCGGTCAGCACCTCCGAAGCGTCTACTCTGCAGCCAGCGATGCCGAGGTTTCAGAGTTCGCCTTCCTGAGCAGTTTCAACCCACGCGTTCAGGCGTTGGCCCTCTCACGGGGGCTCTCGCTTCAAGAGATGCTGAAACAGTTGGGCCCAGAGCCCAGCAATGTGGAGCGTGCAATTGGCGAACTGCTGGATGCCGCTATCGCTCGACTGCGGTTTCAGTCGGGAGCCATCGAGAGTTCACAGATCGAGCTCATCTGCCAAGGTCTTTCGGTTCTTCGACCGCTAGTGCCCATCAACGTGCTTGCACAGCTATCGGGGACCTCAGAAAGCACGGTCCGAAGCTTCGCCTTGGATCTCGGGCGTCCACTTCTCTTGAAGGGCAACAGCCTCCACTTCTTCGATGAGCCCGGCGAAACGTGGTTTCGCGAGCGATTCAAGCCTGACGCGGCGGCGCTTACCGCGTTCCTCGAGCGGATGCGACCGCTCACTGCCCAGAGTTCATACGCAGCTGCCGCGCTCCCACAGCTCCTACTACAGGCGGGAAAATTGGATGAATTGGTGGAGCTTGCCCTTTCCGGGGAAGGGCTTCCGACCGAGAATCCGCTCGAAAAACGCGACGTCGAGCTGCAGCGACTCATCTTCGCTCTAAAGGCTTGCCTGCAACAGCGGCACTATGTGGCTGCGGCAAAGCTGGCCCTCAAAGCGGGAGGCGAGTGCGCTGGGGAGCAGCGTCAGAACCAGGTCATCCAGGAGAACACGGATGTGGCAGCGGTCCTCATGGCACCAGACCGCATCGAGGAGATCGTTTCACGCCGAGCCTTTCATTCCGGCTGGATGGGATCCCATCACGCGTATGACGCGGGCCTCCTCTCTGGACGCGATGAGTTCTCAGCGGAGGCCTCTAGCCGGCTCCGCATGGCCGGAGACTGGCTGAATGCGTGGGCTCGTCGTTCCTCCGAGGAGCGCCAAGTCGAGCAGGTGAGCGACGCAGACACGGCCGAACTCGCGATGGCGCTGCTGCGTCTGAAAGGCGCCAAGGCGGCAGCGCGCTTCCTAAGGGAGTGGACGCCGCGACACCACACGCTCGAAGCGGGCAGGCTTGTCGGCAGGCGGTTAATTGACCTCGGTCGGCATAAGCAACTCGATGAACTAGCCGAGGCAGCAGGGAACGACGTGTGGTTGCTTTTGGGCGTGACCACAGAGGCAAGAGCGATAGGTCGATCTCTCCCCGCCCCAGCGTTGGCGCGATTGCTGAGGCTCCTCGCCGACCGTCGCGTCAAGCTGACGGAAACCCAAGATTGGAATAAGGAATGGACAGTGCTGGACGCAGTCCGGTCCGCCGTGGAACTCGGATTGCGCGTGCTGGCGCCGAAGCCGGACAAATGGGCGGCGACCCTTCGCCGCTATCTCCCATCCGATCCGCCATCCACGCTCGGTATTCGCTCCGAATCTTATGATCGGATACCACTTCTGCGGGCCTACGCCCTCGAAGCTGCTCTGCGAGGGCAGAGGCTAACCTTGCTCGACATTGCGCCTCCAAACATCCGTAAGCAACTGGAGGCAAGTAGCCAGTACGGACGCAGTGAAGAGACGGAAGTGTTCCTGCGTGAAGCCGGCGCACTTCTACCTTGGCTTGTCCTCTCGGCCGAGATCGCTTGCGGCCGCCCACCCTCGGACATAGCAGACGCAATCCAGCAGGCCGTAAAAGAGACCTCCGCCGCAGAAGACCGCAGCTATCGCCCCCTCCACAGTATTCGCCAGACAGTAGCGCTGGAGTGGTTTCGGATCCTGCGGGACGCGGGTGCTGACAAGTCCTCACAGCAAGAGATATTCAGGTCGTGGTTGGCGCAGCAGCGTGAATCACTCGGGCCCGACAGAATAACCTCCCTATGCCGATACGCTGCGCGATCCGAGGGGTTCGAGGCTCTGTCAATGGAACTTGCCGGAGAGGCTTACCGTGCCTTGGAATACTCTCGCGAGGACGCTGAATCTCGAGCAGCCTCGTATGTGAGCCTTGCGCGCGCGGTTCTGACGGTGAGCCCTAGCGAGGCTCGCGCCTATTTCGATCGCGCCGTAGAGATCGCTAGCCGCATCGGCGACGAGAACCTAGATCGCTGGGCGGCGCTCCTTCACCTAGCCCGGACCGCAGGAGAGCACGAGAAACCACGCGCGCGCACAGCCTACAATCTCTCGCGCGTCGCGGAACTTACCTATGAGTACGTCGCCCGTGACAAACATTTCGACTGGAATGGCAGCGTCAAGGCCTTAACGGACCTCTGTGCTTCGTCGGCCCTAGCCATTCTGAGCCGTTGGCGTGACCGTCGGTTTGGCGATCCCGCGCGCCTGCTGCCGGTCGTGGTCTACCGCCTTGTGGAGCAGGGCCGACTGCCGGTCACGACGCCCATTGCGCTCGGGGGGCTGACAGCCGAATGGGATCGGCTCGCGGACCTCCAACGCGCCGTCGCGGCCGAAGGCGATTCAGCTCGGCGTTCACTGGTGGCCCAGCTCGCTTATCGCTACATTCGGGTGCAACCGGCGAACCATGAGACTTGGTCAAAGCTTCGTGACCTGGGCAACGCCTACAGAATCAAGTTCCCGGACGTCAACCGACTCCTCGCTGCCGATCTTATCCGAGGTCCAAAGGAGAAGAATGAATCGGCCCCCGAGCCTTCCCTTGCCAAGCGGGAACGTCGCGCCCCAGACTGGAATGCAATCTTCCAAGGCGTCGACCTGCTCGACGCTAGTGCACTCCGGTCTGCCTATGCCGCAGTCCGCACGTACGATCCGCCATACGAATTCCGGACATTCTTCCAGGAAGCGTTTGCGCGAGTGAAGCTCGGCCGACAATCGGAGTTCGTCCGCGCCATCGCCACTTGGCCAGACTTCGGGCTCTATGATCTGCGCCACATGCTGGATGCGCTGCCATCGCCCCTGCTCACTCAACTGTCGCTTCGCAAGGCTATCCGGGACGCAGTGCTTTTGGCTTGCCAACGTGAGCCTCGGCACGTCTACCGGCGCGGCTGGAGAGCGCATTTGCCGTTTGAGAAGTTTCATGAGGAAGGCCTCGTGTCCGACGGCGATGTGGCACACGCCACGCTGAATGGCTTTGTCGAGCAGATGGATAGCCTGGGCGCAAGCGAACTCTTTCAATTGATCGATTCTCTCGCGACTTTCCTGTCTCCTGAGGAGGCAGATGAAGCACTGAACTTCGGCCTAGACCTTCTTGCAGGAGTTCTTCGACCCGAAGATGGCGACGGGCCGTGGCGCCCCGAGCTACAGCCGCCTCAATCCCATATTGGAGCACTGGCCGGCTACGTGTGGGCCGGACTAGGCTCTCCGGTGGCGGCTGAGCGCTGGCAATGCGCACACGTAGTGAGGTCCGTAGTCGAGTTGGGATGGAGCGAGCTTCTCGATGCGCTTATCAACATGGCACAGTCGGGCGCCGCTGATCCCTTCGTCGACAAAGGGCTTGAGTTTTATATCTGGCATGCGCGCCAATGGCTGCTCATCGGCTTTGCCCGCGGCGCGCTTGAGAATCCTGGAGCACTTCGTCCAGCCGCCTTGCTCCTGCTGAACTGGCTTCACAAGGACCACGTGCTGCTCCGGGAGCTTGCCGCCCAGACGCTGAGAACTTTGGCGGCCGCAGGCGAGTTGAACCTTGACGAAGCGAGCGACCTTGGCTCCGTCAATCGGCCCAGCCGGCCTGTTGAAGTCTACTCCGGCTGGACGGCCCCTGTGGAAGACGACGCGTTGTCCGCCGACGGGACGCTCGATGCTGACGAGAAGTACTACTTCGGCATCGACATCGGTCCGTACTGGCTCAGGCCACTTGGGAATGCGTTCGGGCTCAGTCAAAGGGCCATCGAGCGGCGTGCGCATTACGCCATCCGCGACCATTTGGGATGGAGCGGTGGACGCAAGAGGCGAGAGGACGCTCGGCACACGCGGAAGATCTTCGACGAGGGCGAGACCTCTCACTCGCATGGAAGCCTGCCCAAGACGGATGACCTGTCCGCCTACCGCGGATATCACGCCATGATGCTGGTTGCCGCCGCCCTTCTGAGCGAGCGGCCTGTGCGACGTCGTGCCGAAGATTCGTTGGACGATTTCCGCGAGTGGCTGTCGCACTACTTGCTGGCCCGTCCCGACGGGAGATGGCTCGCCGATCGGCGTGATCCGCGGCTCGTCGCGGACCCTCCGGCCCCCACCGGCTACGGCGACACGCAGTGGCCCTGGAGTGTAACGGCAGACTATCTTGACCAGAAACTGGTGACCGATGATGACATGACAGTTCTCTGGGGCTATTGGACTGGCGGCGAAAGAAAACACACCGAAACAGTCTTCATACGCAGCGCACTCGTATCTCGCGCTGGCGTGGAGGCGCTGGTGGCCGCGCTCCAAACGGCGCCCGAGCTTGGCCGGCTTGCCCTTCCTTATGCTGGCGAGGAAGACGGCTTAGAATCAGGCCCCTTAAAGCTAAAGGGGTGGGTGTCGGACAAAGATGCCTTGACTCGGCTCGATAGGGGTGATCCTTGGGCAACTGGGCTATCATATCCGGGCCCCGCTCCCTCTGTAGACACCATCGTAAAGCTTGATTTGCTCCAACTAGCGGATGGGCGCACTTGGACGAACAACTCGGATGGATTGCTCCGTAGCGAGTCTTGGACCCAACTCAAAGGTTATGGGCGGGAAGTAGAAACGGATTCGGGCGTGAGGCTCAGCGCGAATAGAGAGTTCCTGAAGCATCTGCTTGGCGGCGACTCCGAGGACAGCTTGGTTCTGAGCGTCGAAATCCGGCGTGAGTACCCGCAACAGGCGAGCACCGAGGATGATGATGTTGAAACCCTTCCACCGCTTTACATCCGTTACTACATGATGGGAGCAGATGGTGTCGCTCACGCGCTCAAGAGCCGTCCTTGA
- a CDS encoding alpha/beta hydrolase: MAPSDFSVLEMYRVCVAEAPMRAPSLAWVAEGYAVHAFELRGHARSEGERVWVERFDEYVEDMKLFVQRVKAKEPGKPVFLFGYSMGGAISTLYALAHPAQVNGLILSAAALKPGKDINGFLIAMSGVVSTLSPRSKLLESEDTLFSRDPQVVAQMKSDPLILQGNGPARTGAELLKAMETIGKRRAELKVPLLAMHGTADALTNPEGSAELVANAATTDKTLNRYEGLYHDLVHEPERAKVIADMVAWLNAR; encoded by the coding sequence GTGGCACCTTCTGACTTCAGCGTGTTGGAGATGTACCGGGTGTGCGTGGCCGAAGCGCCGATGCGCGCACCCTCGCTCGCGTGGGTCGCCGAGGGCTATGCGGTCCACGCCTTCGAGCTGCGCGGGCACGCGCGCTCCGAGGGCGAGCGGGTGTGGGTCGAGCGCTTCGACGAATATGTGGAGGACATGAAGCTGTTCGTACAGCGGGTGAAGGCGAAGGAGCCGGGCAAGCCGGTGTTCCTCTTCGGCTACAGCATGGGCGGGGCGATCAGCACCCTCTACGCCCTGGCCCATCCTGCGCAGGTGAACGGGCTCATCCTGTCCGCCGCTGCGCTCAAGCCGGGCAAGGACATCAATGGCTTTCTGATCGCCATGAGCGGCGTGGTGTCGACCCTCTCCCCGCGCTCGAAGCTGCTGGAGTCGGAGGACACGCTCTTCTCCCGAGATCCTCAGGTGGTGGCGCAGATGAAGAGTGACCCGCTGATCCTCCAAGGCAACGGCCCGGCGCGCACCGGCGCGGAGCTGCTCAAGGCCATGGAGACCATCGGCAAGCGACGTGCGGAGCTGAAGGTGCCACTGCTGGCGATGCACGGGACCGCCGACGCGCTCACCAATCCCGAGGGCAGCGCGGAGCTGGTCGCCAATGCCGCCACCACCGACAAGACCCTCAACCGCTACGAGGGCCTGTACCACGACCTGGTCCACGAGCCGGAGCGGGCCAAGGTGATCGCGGACATGGTCGCCTGGCTCAACGCGCGGAG
- a CDS encoding outer membrane beta-barrel protein — protein MRMGLCLALLSGGSALAEDGLTMSGSQYVEWEGPYFLLGLGAEGYTGELASNLNPGLSYEAIIGYRPSEFLGVEVGYSGGANDLDSGAGSEVGGPDIIRNGAQAALTVGILPNNRLQPYALAGIGMERYSVRNGVSVRYFDDTGGYVPVGLGLRYKLNQSLSAEARASYSALFSQDFAPITDEDVLDGRYQGLLQLGGTF, from the coding sequence ATGAGGATGGGGCTGTGCTTGGCGCTGCTCTCGGGAGGCAGCGCGCTCGCGGAGGACGGCCTCACCATGTCGGGCTCGCAGTACGTCGAATGGGAGGGCCCCTATTTCCTGCTGGGGCTTGGCGCGGAGGGCTACACCGGCGAGCTTGCCTCCAACCTCAACCCCGGCCTGTCCTATGAGGCCATCATCGGCTATCGCCCTTCGGAGTTCCTCGGCGTCGAGGTGGGCTACAGCGGAGGCGCCAATGACCTCGACTCCGGGGCGGGCTCGGAAGTCGGCGGTCCGGACATCATCCGCAACGGCGCGCAGGCGGCGCTGACCGTGGGCATCCTCCCCAACAACCGCCTGCAGCCGTACGCGCTGGCCGGCATCGGCATGGAGCGCTACTCCGTCCGCAACGGCGTCTCCGTCCGTTACTTCGACGACACCGGCGGCTACGTCCCCGTCGGGCTGGGCCTGCGCTACAAGCTCAACCAGAGTCTTTCCGCCGAGGCACGCGCCAGCTACAGCGCCCTCTTCAGCCAGGACTTCGCGCCCATCACCGATGAGGACGTGCTCGACGGGCGCTACCAGGGACTGCTGCAGTTGGGTGGCACCTTCTGA
- a CDS encoding alpha/beta hydrolase, protein MFRSALVLTLVSLLSACAAAPSRAAAVRTTPLPVPANTRYVEGSFSGTGGLKLYEASWRPTSGEPRAAVIVMHGLKDHADRYTELASALVAEGYAVHAFELRGHARSEGERVWVERFDEYVEDMKLFVQRVKAKEPGKPVFLFGHSMGGAISTLYALDHPAQVNGLILSAAALKPGKDISGFRIAMSGVVSTLSPRSKLLESEDTLFSRDPQVVAQMKSDPLILQGNGPARTGAELLKAMETIGKRRAELKVPLLAMHGTADALTNPEGSAELVANAATTDKTLNRYEGLYHDLVHEPERAKVIADMVAWLNARSPLPVP, encoded by the coding sequence ATGTTCCGCAGCGCTCTCGTCCTGACCCTGGTCTCTCTCCTGTCCGCCTGTGCCGCCGCGCCGTCTCGCGCCGCCGCCGTCCGGACCACTCCCCTGCCGGTCCCCGCCAACACCCGCTACGTGGAGGGAAGCTTCAGCGGAACCGGAGGCCTGAAGCTGTACGAGGCCTCCTGGCGTCCCACCTCCGGAGAGCCGCGCGCCGCGGTGATAGTGATGCACGGCCTCAAGGACCACGCCGACCGCTACACCGAGCTGGCCAGCGCACTGGTCGCCGAGGGCTATGCGGTCCACGCCTTCGAGCTGCGCGGGCACGCGCGCTCCGAGGGCGAGCGGGTGTGGGTCGAGCGCTTCGACGAATATGTGGAGGACATGAAGCTGTTCGTCCAGCGGGTGAAGGCGAAGGAGCCGGGCAAGCCGGTGTTCCTCTTCGGCCACAGCATGGGCGGGGCGATCAGCACCCTCTACGCCCTGGACCATCCTGCGCAGGTGAACGGGCTCATCCTGTCCGCCGCTGCGCTCAAGCCGGGCAAGGACATCAGTGGCTTTCGAATCGCCATGAGCGGCGTGGTGTCGACCCTCTCCCCGCGCTCGAAGCTGCTGGAGTCGGAGGACACGCTCTTCTCCCGAGATCCGCAGGTGGTGGCGCAGATGAAGAGTGACCCGCTGATCCTCCAAGGCAACGGCCCGGCGCGCACCGGCGCGGAGCTGCTCAAGGCCATGGAGACCATCGGCAAGCGACGTGCGGAGCTGAAGGTGCCACTGCTGGCGATGCACGGGACCGCCGACGCGCTCACCAATCCCGAGGGCAGCGCGGAGCTGGTCGCCAATGCCGCCACCACCGACAAGACCCTCAACCGCTACGAGGGCCTGTACCACGACCTGGTCCACGAGCCGGAGCGGGCCAAGGTGATCGCGGACATGGTCGCCTGGCTCAACGCGCGGAGCCCTCTCCCAGTCCCGTGA